A single genomic interval of Burkholderia cepacia ATCC 25416 harbors:
- a CDS encoding OmpW/AlkL family protein — MKRKLAITGAAALAFTFAGGTAHAQSAGDFYVSTGWLHLSPQDSSDPLFLYRVGGTPINQSIPNTGAGINDADTLGLAAGYFVTDHISTELVMGIPPKFDITGKGQFEKFGVLGRAYQWSPAVLLRYHFNDANAKFRPYVGVGATYVWFTGAKITNSSFENGVLGGPTSATTSNQWAPVFNAGFTYNFTKHWFAGLSLSYIPVSVTATFTTARRTPVGTLTETSKAKISLNPIVTYLNVGYRF; from the coding sequence ATGAAACGAAAACTGGCCATTACGGGGGCCGCAGCGCTCGCATTCACGTTCGCGGGCGGTACGGCACATGCACAATCCGCAGGTGATTTCTACGTCAGCACCGGCTGGCTGCACCTGTCGCCGCAGGACAGCAGCGACCCGCTGTTCCTGTATCGCGTCGGCGGCACGCCCATCAACCAATCGATTCCCAACACGGGCGCCGGCATCAACGACGCCGATACGCTCGGGCTCGCCGCTGGCTACTTCGTCACCGACCACATCTCCACCGAGCTCGTGATGGGGATACCGCCGAAGTTCGACATTACCGGCAAGGGTCAGTTCGAAAAGTTCGGCGTACTCGGCCGTGCGTACCAGTGGAGCCCCGCCGTATTGCTTCGCTACCACTTCAACGACGCCAACGCGAAGTTCCGTCCGTATGTCGGCGTCGGCGCGACGTACGTCTGGTTCACCGGCGCAAAGATCACGAACAGCAGCTTCGAGAACGGCGTGCTCGGCGGTCCGACCAGCGCGACGACCAGCAACCAGTGGGCGCCCGTGTTCAACGCCGGCTTCACGTACAACTTCACGAAACACTGGTTCGCGGGCCTGTCGCTCTCGTACATCCCGGTCAGCGTGACCGCAACCTTCACGACGGCCCGCCGGACGCCGGTCGGCACCCTGACCGAAACGTCGAAAGCGAAGATCTCGCTCAACCCGATCGTCACGTACCTGAACGTCGGTTACCGCTTCTAA